In Callospermophilus lateralis isolate mCalLat2 chromosome 15, mCalLat2.hap1, whole genome shotgun sequence, the genomic stretch CCACGTCCGGCTCCGCCTGCGGATGGTGGCCGACGGGCTGCGGCGCCGCCGCGAAGGGCCATGCTGCTGCCCGCCGCGCTGCGCGCCCGCCTGGCCGGCCCGCCCGGGGCGGCCGAGCCCCTGCCAGTGGAGAGGGACCCCGCGGCCGGGGCGGCGCCCTTCCGCTTTGTGGCACGCCCGGTGCGCCTCCCGCGGGAGCACGAGCTCTTCGAGGTGCGGGGCGCAGGGGCAGGGGCGGGGCCTGACGCGGCGGCGGGCCCGGCCTTCACCTCGGCGCTTGTCTCCTGTAGGACGGGGACGTGCAGAGGCATCTCTACCTGCAGGATGTGCTCACGCAGGTGGCCGAGGAGCCGGAGAGATCCAGGTGAGCGACTCCGCCCGCGCCCGTTGCTCCGCACCGCCTCGTGCAGCCGAGGGCTCAGATCCCGCCACAGAGACCCTCGGGTGCCAGCGTTGGCACGTCTGGTGACCGGCTTCTACTCCGCCTGTGGCCTGTTAGGGaagtttcattttttaatgagTAAGGCTTGGAGTGTGGCGCGGTGGCGCACTCCTCGAATCCCagcgttcaaggccagcctgggtcctGTAGCAAGACCCGGTCTCAGTATAAGAATGAAAAGGGCTAGGGTTGTATGTGTCTCGGTGGTAGAGCCcccctgagttcagttcccagtTCCAAAAGAACCTCAGGAGCTTTATTGGGCCTCTTACTCTGGATGAAAAGTCACACTGGGGTTTCTGCTTCAGCCAAGTGTGCCTCCTCCGTTGAGATTAGCCTCCTTTCCCAGGGTGCCTGAGTTCACCTGTCAGGTCCCCGGCTGCTGCCAGGTGTTCGCTGCCCTGGAGGACTACCAGCACCATTACAACATGCTACACGGGAATGCCTGCTCCCTCTGCAGCCGTGCCTTCCCCTCCGGACACCTGCTGGATGCCCACATTCTGGAATGGCATGACTCCCTCTTCCAGATCCTGGCGGAGAGGCAGGACATGGTGGGTAATTAATCAGGCTGGGCACACGTTGTGCTAGGGACTTGGATCAGGGAGGTGACACCCTATCTTTTGCAGTACCAGTGCTTGATTGAAGGTTGCCCAGAGAAGTTTAAGACCAGCCGAGACCGGAAGGATCACATGGTGAGGTTCCACCTGTACCCCGCGGATTTCCGGTTTGATAAGCCCAAGACAAGCAGAGGGTACGTGAGGAGTAGGGTTGTTGGCGGCCCCTGGTCTTAGGAGATGTGAGAGCAGCTTGAATGGGTGGaggctttttttgtttgtatatACCTGCAGGTAGCTGACATTCTGACCATGGGGATCAGTACTCAAAGGGGTTACACAAATAGGGTAGCTTCCCTTCAAAGGGAAATGGCAGAGGAGTTCCTGGCCAGGAGTAGCGAAACAGGGATGGAGGAATGGCAGGCACTCCTTTCCCATACTTGCACCTGGGCTGAATCCCACATGCCCTAGTTTTCAGAGTTAGGAAGCTGCCAGCAGGGGGCTATGGAGTTCATCCAAAGCCATGAGCATCCTCCCCCTTGGTAGGCTTATACCATGTGGCACCATAAAAACAGTATATTTGAAAGACAGAGTATgatcatatttaaatatataaaatacaggGCATATTATGTGAACTGTGACCTTGCCATAAGCattcaccctttttttttttttttttgatagcctGGAAATTGCACTGTAAAATTAGACTATGCCAACAGAGTAAGAATATCTTTGCAAGAAAAAAAGAGTCCTTTGCTTGAAAGTTTATTTCTGGGGGAAGCCAGGGCTGTGGGAGTTATGCTGAGCCGTTGCTGACACTCTGTCTTCTGCAGCCCAGCCACACGGGGGTCTGATGCTGACCTGTCAACTGCAGCCCTCAGGGATGAAGGGGATGCAATGGAAGTCTGCTCCGAGCCTGCAGCAGCACCCCCAGCACCTGTAGGTGAGAAGCGGACCTACATCCACAGGTCAGTGTGGACATCTTCTTGAGACAGTAACACTGGGCAAGTGTTGGCCTCATGAGGTTGAAAACCAGAACATTCTGGTGTGTTATGTACCATGAAGTCCAGGAATGCAAACTACCCTTTAACTTCACTCAGTCCATGGGGGACCTTCACTTGTAATTGTTTCAGTCACAATCTGGCAGACTTGTTTTCTGGTATGAAGTTAAAACTGACTTGGAATCTGGTTTTGGGGAAAATGTTAACCAGGGGAAAAAAATCGCTGAAGACTCTGAACTGGCTGGAAGATGGATGTGTGTTTCCCTCATCTGCCTTCTCACCTTTGCCTAGACTGGCCTGTGAGTGGCCCAGACGGTAGGggaggtcaggtttcaggggatgGTAGATAACGGGACATGGGCACCACAGAAAGCTGGGCCACAGCTGAGATCTCAGTGAGTGCCCAGTGCCTGGGAATGTCTTCCACAGGAAGCAGATCTGACTCCGGGAGCTGCCTCAGGGCCCAGGAGGGCAGACTCCACTTCCTGGATGTTGCACAGAGTGAGAGAGGGAACATTCTAGAATAAGAAGGAACAAAGAATCACACACAAGGCTGCTGTTATGAGTTGGGTTGCTTGTTGGCAAAGGAAGTGCCATCACTTGATGTGaactgttttccattccagagtgCCTTCTACCATCTGTTTTGGCCAAGGTGCATCTCGAGGGTTTAAAAGCACCCAGAAAAGAAACAAACACCACTGACAGATCCAGATGGGAGAAAGAACCAGGCATCTGTGTGGACAGTGCAGAAATGGGGCTCCTGCAGGGGCTGGTGGCCCTCGGGCCTCTCTCACACTTGTCATGTGGGCACCCTGGGGCTGGGCCTTTGCTTCCCTCCTTGTCTGGGTCCCTCAGTGAGTTACCAGAAGCGGCAAGGGACTTAAAGCTTCCAGAGATGACGGACAAACTGCAGGCTCAGGAGACTGCTCACCTCTTTCTGCAGGGACCACCCTAGGGACATTCTTTTTAagcaaatgaaataaatatttttcaccaaattcTTTACTCTTATTTCTGTGTTGTTGAACTTATCAACTAAGAGTATTGCACTTTGAGGATTCACTGTTCAGAGAGATTTATGAGGAGCCCCTGAGAGTTGCTGAGTAGGTCAGGTACAGCAGTCCCTGAGTCCTTACCTTCAAGGCCTTGAGAAGGACACCCAGATGGTCTTTGTGCCCCACCCACCCAGGAAGCTcctctgggacccagtgctggagaagGGGTGCAGCAGGAAGGCACACAGGCTTGTCAAGCAGGAGAGAACGCGGCCAGGGGTGCAAGACTTAAGGTGGGAAAGGCAGCTCAGGAGTCAGAACAGGTGTGGGAAGCACAGacaggtgctgggagccatcagccaagtaggtatgacaatttccttgccagcgtacccccatgtttcttcagTGGAAGGacccatggaaataggacattttgcagctacattgcatgtaaggtgaccttgctcaaggaccagggcggatccgtgtttagggtgttccccgtttagaatagggcgtatcctgctgcctgagttcctcttgagttcttagggtcagacagtatttttgggagacagaagcccagtggagtgtggatttgggcagagaacgtggattcccccagaacgtgtttgtagacggccggtgtgagtttgaggaataaagaattgctgtttgaatctacaagctatgtggtggctcgtgatttgtgcccagccagagactgcggcagacaGGCAGGCAGTAGCATGTCCTGGAGAAATATGATTATCCTGGGTAAAACCTGGGCTCCAGGCCAGGCCTGGCAGAGGCCCATCCCCACTACCAAGCATCTGGTGCTTCTGTGCCAGAGGTGCTAGCACAACAAGCCCTTCCCTGCCTCGCCTCACCACCTGCTGTTTTCCTGGACTTGGGGTCTGACCAGAAGCAGCTGGTGGTCACTTGCGACTCCTGGTACAGAGGTGCAGCCAGGCTCATAGCTCTCAGAGGGAATCTTGAGGATGACCTCAAATTCAGAAAACGTTCCACTGGCACTTCAGGCACTAAAGCAGGTGCAAGTGCTCAAGGGAAAACAGCTTGAGTGCAGTCCTGGTGTGCAGGGAGGAAACCCAGTGCACACTGTTGGGGTAGGAAGTGAGCATCCCCTGGGGCAGCTGTGGCCACTTGAGAAAACAGAATGCAAACCATCTCCCAACTCCCCGTGGGAGGCCTTGTCTCAGTGTGTCCACTATCCTGCTGTCCTCCTTGTATGCTAGTGCTGACCAGTGCTCTCCACAGTGATGGGATCGATCCTTTCCACAGCAGCACATTCTGCCAGACCTATGTTGTCTGCAGTCTGGGTCACCAGGAGTGTGTTGCAGCCTTTGAGGACTGTCCATGCTGGGGTCCTCTCCTAGATCCCTCCCTCACTGGAAAGCGATCTGTTTTTcctgtctctgtttctctcttgacAAATGTGGAGTGCAGAACTGATGGGAAGAAGACTCCAGCAGGCAGTGAGGTCCAGGTGGGCCACTCAGTCTCTGGGGAGACCTCCTCTCCCTGCTGCAGAGTCCCGGTGGGTTCAGGTCCAGCTGTCAAACAGAAGCACTTTCCAGAAAGAGGCCACTTGCAGGCTTCAGGATGGAATGTGCATCAGTGCTGGATTGCCACGCTTGGGTTTCAGTGACATATCTGCGTTTTCTTGCTGGGGGATCAGGACCTGCTGGGGTGATGTTTCTTTCTAATTAGTGTGTGGAGCCTTGGTCttctctttgcttttacatggaaagCACCTTTCACGTGGGAAACACCTTGGCCCATAATCAGGTGTGGCAGCCATCCTCAGTCCTGTGGTGCACAGTCTGCTTAGGCTCTtggccttttctttcctttttataccTTATTTTGGACAGAATGTGCTTTTCTCCCTTTGTCATTTTGGGGAGTTAGGCACCTTCTAGCTAATTATTTTAGTAGATGCCCTGACATTTTTAACATAAACTCTGTTGGGCTCCAAGATTAATTGACATCTCCTTTCCCCCAACAGTCAGGGACTGTGGACACTAAACCAGCCCCAGCTCTCTGCTCACGCTGTGTCACAGACATTTCATTTCTAGATCCTTTTGCTAACCCTGTGGCATGTCACTACCGTGGCTCAGGGCCAGCGTGCAGTGAATCTGCCATAGTGGCCGCTCCTGGCTAAGCAGTCCTTGCCTCTCCCAGCTTACAAGAGATCATTCTCTTCATTGCCTTAAGCAGCCTTGGAGTCTCCTTTAGTGAATCTGTGCTTGTacagttttcattctgtttgccTGAAAATGCTTCTCTATCCTTGTCTTGTTGCTGGGAACAGCAGACCTGGTGCCTCCCCTGAGCAGCTAGGCAGCTGCCCCTGCCTTCAGAGCTGCTGACAAGGCAGCCAGGTGTGCTGGGGACTCCCTGTCCCCTGAGGGTCCTCTCCAGCTACTCTCAGGACCTTCTTTGGTCCTTGGTATTCCACTGTTCTATCACCCAGGTTGGGAGAAGATATCCTTCTACCCTGCCTGCCTGCTGTCCTCTGCCTTCGAGCCTAGAGTCTAACATCTTCAGATGCTGCCTATACCCAGGCTCCCTCCCTTCTCCTGAAATCACTGAAGTGAATGTCAGATCTGTCATCTGCTTCCAGACCTTCTGTGTTCTATGCTGCGTGCTGGTGCCTGGAGTCTCATTGGACCTGCTTTCGTTCTCTCTCCTCTGTATCACATGTGCTGCTAAACTCCACGTCTAATTCCGTTAAATAGGACAGTCAGCTAGAGAAGCTCTAGGCTGTCTTCTATGTTGCTGAATCTCTATAGTTTTGCTTATCACAGTTCAACCCATTCTTTCAATCGTTGGATTAGCTTGTGGGGAATTTATGTCCAAAGCATCATTGGAAAACATGGAGCAATCTGTGGGCACTTAGCAGGCTGGGCCAGCAAAGTCCCACTGCCGCAGGAAGCCAGAGGCTGAAGACGTCTGAGCAGAGCTGCCGTCACTAAAACCAGATCCAGTGCCAGTGAGGAATAAGCAAGCAGAAGCATTAGCAAGATGCTATGATGTGTTACCTACAATGTTCAACTCACAACAGCAAAAAATACAAACCATGCAAATAAACAGGACTCATGACCCATATCCCTGGGAGACAGGCAGCTCCGACAGCCATCACAGAAGTGTTTGCAGAACTGAGGGAAGCACGATGACGTCTCGCAAATAGGGTTTCAAAGAGAGAGAAACAAGTCTTTCAAAGAACCAAGTGGAAATTCTGGAGTTGAAAGTACAATGTCCCAAATTATAAAAATTCACCAGAGCAGTTCAACAGTAGAGCTGAACTGGCAGAAGAAAGAGTAAATAAACTCGATGACACCAACCAAGAAAAGAGAGGGAAAACGAGGAACCTGGGGAGAGCATGAGGGAGGCGGGGCACCTCGGGCACCCACAGAACGtcgggaggagaggagagagagagcagaACAGTGTGTCCGAAGAACTGCTGAGAATGGCCCACATTTTTTGAAAAGCACACCATCATTTAGGAAGTTCAATGAATTCCAAGTAGGATAATGAATGCAAAAAGAGCCATAGACAAGTCATACTTAAAGTGCTGAAAGTCAAAGATGAGGAATTCAACTTCAGAGTAGCAAAAGACTTGTTGCTACAGTCCAGGCCATTCTACCATGTGTCCACTCCTTATTCCTGCACTCCCAAAGAAGTATGTCCTACCCTGGAAGATTGCTCCGGGCCAGGATTCAAAGTGGCTGCTTTCAGAAACAATGGGGCTCCCAGGGCAACTTGGTCAAAGGCCTAAGGAGCTGTCAGAACCCTCTATTGACAATCAGAATGCAAAGGGGCATCATCCCACCTATGGAAGGATCAAAAGAGAGCTATGAACTATCAGAACAGTTGAAGGGACAAGTTCTAGACGTAGGATCACCAGCAGCCAAGAAGAAGCAGAGGGTAGAGCAGAACCACAACATGAAAAAAGCTAAATCAGAAGCAACAAAGATCCCAAGAGAGAAGACTCAGGGCCAAACCATCTATCACTAACGCTGGTCTTCACTGTCTAACTTGCTAGGTGATTTTTTCCCCTTGGTGGTCCAATCAGTGAGAGTATGGCATGTTATATGGACCATCAGAAATAGCCAGAACTtaggctgcggttgtggctcagaggtagagtgctcgcctagcacgggcagacctgggttcgatcctcagcaccacataaaaataaaggcattgtgttgtgtccatctatacctaaaaaataaatattaaaaaaaaaaaagaaagaaatagccaAAACgtaggctggagttgtggctcagaggtggagcgcttgcctagcatatgtgaggcactaggtttgattctcagcaccacattaaaaagataaataaataaaggtattgtgtccacctacaactataaaatcaatgttaaaaaaagaaagaaatagtgaAACTGCCAATTTAGGCAAcagttttaaaaactgaaaacaaaaataCATACCTGAGTCCCTCTGGGTAGCATTACCTTCTGTACAGCCAGGAAAACAGCACAGTCCACTTACTCATAAACGCTTCCTGAGGGCGTGCACGGGACTGAGAGCTGGGGACACTGGGCCCACAAAGACAAGCAGGATGGCCTGTCCCCAGCGCCGGGCTCTTGGGGTCAGTCCAAGTGGAAATGGTATTGCTCTCCACACGCCTGCTGCTGCACCTCCACAGTTCACTGGAAGCATTTCCTAGGTAGAATAGCATGTCCTGGCAGGGGTAGCAAATGCCAGTCCTACTACCCAGCTTGAGAATGCATCACCTTTTCAAAACTCCCCGCAAGGAGGCCCTTAGCTCCAGATCTGCTGGTCAGATTTCACAAATTCCTTCCCCAGAACCAGTGCAAGGCATCCTGACCAGGCCTATTCCTCCTAGTGGTCCCCAAGCACAGCATAGTGGCCTGCAGTCCATGCCCAGGGTGGGGCCAAGAGCAGCCCCCATAGACCCAGAGGGGTAAGGCTGGTGCTGCTGGCTGGTGGAGGCTCTAAGGGCTGACCCTACTAGGATGAGGCCCAGAGGGGTCAGCTCCATTCACACCCAGAAGCTGGTGGCCTTCGAGCCAGCCCTGCTATACTCCTATCTTCTGGTGATGAAGTCCCTATGTTCGGAGCCTCAAGGTTATTCTGCAGGTCCCATGAGTTCCCTTTCCGAGGAGAGCAGGTGGCCCTGTCTCCAGCGCCAGACCCGTAGTCTTTTCATGTCACTCAATTAGACATCTGGGATGGTGGGGCTCAGTGGGCGGGTCACTGGGGCATTTCACAGACCAGCCCTCTACACTTTGACCCTGCCAGAGGCCACCAACAGTCCAGGCCATTCTACCATGTGTCCACTCCTTATTCCTGAACCACACAGCCGCCCTGCACTCCCAAAGAAGTATGTCCTACCCTGGAAGATTGCTCCGGGCCACCTTGTCAGGTGATCATCTTGCCAGAACACAGATTCCTAAGGACAGGGCAATGTCCCCAACCCCAACAGGAGTTGCCCAGCACGGACAGCTGAAAGAGCACAGACTGGTGGGCAGGACTCTGGGGTTCAAGGCATCTATCTATAGATGGCCCACCCCCTACCTGCAGGGACATGATGGG encodes the following:
- the Znf511 gene encoding zinc finger protein 511; translated protein: MLLPAALRARLAGPPGAAEPLPVERDPAAGAAPFRFVARPVRLPREHELFEDGDVQRHLYLQDVLTQVAEEPERSRVPEFTCQVPGCCQVFAALEDYQHHYNMLHGNACSLCSRAFPSGHLLDAHILEWHDSLFQILAERQDMYQCLIEGCPEKFKTSRDRKDHMVRFHLYPADFRFDKPKTSRGPATRGSDADLSTAALRDEGDAMEVCSEPAAAPPAPVGEKRTYIHRVPSTICFGQGASRGFKSTQKRNKHH